The DNA window tCAGAAGCTAATCAATACTGTAGCTTTCAGAGTGTTGCAACTTTTACATGGCTTACTAATTGCTTTTCTTTGTATCTCAAAGCAGAGCTGTGAAATGGATTTGGACTTGAAAGACTTTATTAATAGAACAGTTACAAAAGAAGAGAACAGCACATTGGATATAGCAACCACTAATTTCCCTGCATGGGAGGATTATAACAGCAGCGTGGATGACATACGATACTTTCTAATTGGTCTATACACCTTTGTAAGCCTGCTCGGATTTATGGGGAATCTCCTGATTCTGTTAGCTATTTTTAAAAAGCgtaaacaaaagacaataatCAACTACCTCATTGGAAACCTGGCTTTTTCAGATATTCTGGTTGTACTTTTTTGTTCACCCTTTACATTGACGTGTGTCTTACTTGACCAATGGATCTTTGGTGAAGTCATGTGTCATGTTGTGCCTTTTCTCCAATGTGTTTCAGTTCTTATCTCCACTTTAATGCTCATGTCTATTGCCCTGGTGAGATACCACATGATTAAACACCCGCTCTCCACCAATTTAACTGCCAACCATGGTTACTTTTTGATTGCCACTGTCTGGACTTTAGGCTTCACTATATGTTCCCCCTTACCAGTTTTccacaaaattataaatatgagAGAAGCATTTAACTTAGAGCCCTTGATGAATCGTTACCTGTGTGTTGAGTCTTGGCCCTCTGATTCATACAGAATTGCATTCACCATTTCATTATTGCTGGTGCAGTACATATTGCCACTGTCCTGTTTAACAATAAGTCATACAAGTGTTTGCAGAAGCATAAGTTCAAGACTGCCAAACAGAGATGTCAAAGTTGAAGAAAACGAGATGATCAATCTGACCCTTCAGCATCCTAAAACTAACAAATCTGTTGTGGAAATCTGTAGTAGTCGAAGATGGAGCTACTCTTGTATCCGCAAACACAGAAAGCGATACAGCAAAAAATCAGCCAGTGTTGTCCCTGCAATTCTAAGAAGACACCAAGAGAGTAATACTGGAGACATCCCAGAAACATCAACCACAGAAAGGAGCCATACTTTGCCCTCCAGTGTTCACACTTTACCTTCCAGTGTTTATTTACCTGGAGTGCCCATATGCTTTGAAATGAAGCCAGAAGAGAACTCAGAACTAAGCAACGTGAACTCTGTCTCTAAATCCATAACCCGAATAAAGAAAAGATCTAGGCGTGTTTTCTGCAGGCTGACAGTATTGATCTTGGCTTTTGCTGTCAGTTGGATGCCACTTCACCTCTTTCACCTTGTAACTGATTTTAATGCCAACCTAATTTCCAATCGACATTTCAAATTAGTTTATTGCATCTGTCACTTGATTGGTATGGTCTCCTGTTGTCTAAATCCCATATTGTATGGATTTTTAAATGAAGGCATAATGGCAGATTTGATATCTCTCATCAAGTGTTTCCAGATATCATAGGCTGGAAtccagctgtcattttatttcctgtaaattgaaaatgcaaaaattgtcTACAGAGTTGTATAAGACACACTATGAACTGGGCAAAAAATTAGCCATGCACCAGTAAAAATATACAGTGCTTACCTGCTGGACCTTAGTCATCAACTAATGTTAATTTAAGATAAAGTTTATATTTGCAGACATGTTTACAGTATGGCATATGATCTCCATGAGGTCAATTTCTACTCTTTTTACTAGTGTAAAAATGACATTCGGTATGTACAATACTTGTTTCTGTTGCTCTTACGTTTTATTTACTCGGTAACTATGTATGCTgttatttaaatgatattttctacaaattacatttattaatgtaattaaCTATTAATTGATGCATCATATGTAagtgaatgtttatttattagattttaagacattgtacaggaaacacatttacgTCAGTGTATATTagattaatataaatgtatttgcagaAAAGAGGTATTAGCTTTgaatttgtataattttaaaatgtttttcctcttATAACTGTTTTtcctaaaacagaataatatttgtGCAAGAGTTATGTCAAACAGTGCATTGCTTGCAGAATAATTAGAAAGTCTGGCGTAACGGTTGCCcttaaattatttctattttttttttttttttcatactgcacATGCAGAGCTTTGCCATTCTAAT is part of the Pyxicephalus adspersus chromosome 3, UCB_Pads_2.0, whole genome shotgun sequence genome and encodes:
- the NPY5R gene encoding neuropeptide Y receptor type 5 isoform X1 yields the protein MSLCFKICQPWIAQQHTCTQSCEMDLDLKDFINRTVTKEENSTLDIATTNFPAWEDYNSSVDDIRYFLIGLYTFVSLLGFMGNLLILLAIFKKRKQKTIINYLIGNLAFSDILVVLFCSPFTLTCVLLDQWIFGEVMCHVVPFLQCVSVLISTLMLMSIALVRYHMIKHPLSTNLTANHGYFLIATVWTLGFTICSPLPVFHKIINMREAFNLEPLMNRYLCVESWPSDSYRIAFTISLLLVQYILPLSCLTISHTSVCRSISSRLPNRDVKVEENEMINLTLQHPKTNKSVVEICSSRRWSYSCIRKHRKRYSKKSASVVPAILRRHQESNTGDIPETSTTERSHTLPSSVHTLPSSVYLPGVPICFEMKPEENSELSNVNSVSKSITRIKKRSRRVFCRLTVLILAFAVSWMPLHLFHLVTDFNANLISNRHFKLVYCICHLIGMVSCCLNPILYGFLNEGIMADLISLIKCFQIS
- the NPY5R gene encoding neuropeptide Y receptor type 5 isoform X2, with the protein product MDLDLKDFINRTVTKEENSTLDIATTNFPAWEDYNSSVDDIRYFLIGLYTFVSLLGFMGNLLILLAIFKKRKQKTIINYLIGNLAFSDILVVLFCSPFTLTCVLLDQWIFGEVMCHVVPFLQCVSVLISTLMLMSIALVRYHMIKHPLSTNLTANHGYFLIATVWTLGFTICSPLPVFHKIINMREAFNLEPLMNRYLCVESWPSDSYRIAFTISLLLVQYILPLSCLTISHTSVCRSISSRLPNRDVKVEENEMINLTLQHPKTNKSVVEICSSRRWSYSCIRKHRKRYSKKSASVVPAILRRHQESNTGDIPETSTTERSHTLPSSVHTLPSSVYLPGVPICFEMKPEENSELSNVNSVSKSITRIKKRSRRVFCRLTVLILAFAVSWMPLHLFHLVTDFNANLISNRHFKLVYCICHLIGMVSCCLNPILYGFLNEGIMADLISLIKCFQIS